The DNA sequence GGGGTCGGCTGGCGGAGGTCCTCTTCCAGCAGGGCAAGAAGGATGAAGCTATCGCCCTCACCCAGGAAGGCCTACGACGCACCCCGGACGTGCCCATCCTTCACCGTAACCTGGGGAGTCTGCTTGAGCGCTCCGGTCGAACCGCGGAGGCGATCCAGGAGTACAGGGCCTACGCGCGCCTTGCCCCCAACGCTCCCGACGTCAAGGAATTGCTCGACCACGCAGATCGCCTGGGAAGCGGTTCATAGACAAGAGGGTCGGAGGGCAAGTGGAGTTGCATCGAGTCTCGCCCTCTGGCTACCCTACCCCCCCCCGGGGAGGCGGAAAGATCCACCAACACCTAGCCCCACCGGTCTCGTATCCTTCGCCTGTCCTCAAGTTGGTGGACAGAGAGCCCACGACAACACACGATTCCTTCCACTGGGCCGCTGACCGAGGTGGGCCAGGCTCGGGGCGTTCGTCGCTGACCCGTCAAGATGTGGGATGATTGGGCCGCGCCGGAGTGGCGAAACTGGCAGACGCGCGGGACTCAAAATCCCGAGAGCTTCCAAGCTCGTGTGGGTTCGATTCCCACCTCCGGCACCAGCCCACCAACGACTTCACGCGGCGTAGCGAAGGGGGTTGAACGAGCGTCTTCCAATGCGTATACTCATTGTATAGCCGTGGAGGAGGCATGCAGACCAAGATCCAGAAATGGGGGAACAGCCTGGGCGTACGTATCCCGCGGTCCTTTGCGGCGGAGGCCGAGGTTGAAGCGGGCTCGGCCGTTGACATCTCCGTTGAGAAGGGTGGCCTCAGAATCCGGCCCGTGCGTCGGCGGCGCTATGCCCTCAGGGAACTACTCAGGAAGATCACTCCGCGGAACATACACAAGGAGGTCGCGACCGGTGCGGCGGTAGGCCGAGAGGCCTGGTAGGTGGCTGCACAGTATGTCCCAGAGCGGGGAGAGATTGTCTGGCTTGAGTTCAACCCTCAAGCGGGTCATGAACAGGCAGGCAGGCGTCCAGCACTGGTTGTCTCGCCGGGCTCGTACAACCGGAGGGTTGGTCTGGCCCTCTTCTGCCCCGTCACCTCGCAGGTCAAAGGGTACCCGTTTGAGGTTGCGCTTCCCCCTGGACTGGAAGTGCAGGGCGCCATCCTGTCGGACCAGGTGAAGAGCCTTGACTGGCGCGTCAGGAGGGCACGGCAAATATGCAGGGTCCCACGTTCGGTCTTGGATGAGACAATGGGGCGAATCCTCGCGTTAGTCGATCCGGATGCTCGCTAAGAAGCATCTCTGGACTCCTCCGCAAAGAGAAAAAGTTGCCGGCGGCTAACGGGATCGGCAATAAGCGCCCCGCCTGCAGTCTGGTTTCGCCAAGCCGGCGAAATAGAGAGTCCTCCGGTTTCTCAAGTCGCTGCTTCTGAAGAGGTTCGGCTCCCAGAACTGCCCGCTAGGACCGCGTCGCCCCAAACGTCCGTGTGACGGCGCCCACAGCCGCTCCCCCGTCCTGCGGTAAAATTCTTCACGGCGGCGAGTCTTCCCGTTCTTCCAGGTTCGGGCGGAGACGCCGGGCTGCTCGTTGCGGTGGACGTGGACTAACGAACCCTC is a window from the Vicinamibacteria bacterium genome containing:
- a CDS encoding AbrB/MazE/SpoVT family DNA-binding domain-containing protein, with translation MQTKIQKWGNSLGVRIPRSFAAEAEVEAGSAVDISVEKGGLRIRPVRRRRYALRELLRKITPRNIHKEVATGAAVGREAW
- the mazF gene encoding endoribonuclease MazF translates to MAAQYVPERGEIVWLEFNPQAGHEQAGRRPALVVSPGSYNRRVGLALFCPVTSQVKGYPFEVALPPGLEVQGAILSDQVKSLDWRVRRARQICRVPRSVLDETMGRILALVDPDAR